In one window of Arthrobacter pascens DNA:
- a CDS encoding prepilin peptidase: MIRRLDELWVATPLAFWLVLAACAYFAVMAVRLTVIDVRHHLLPNRIVFPSYAVAGILLLAAVIVHSAAGPAGFGAMPDGAAEFLGVPALRILAGGAVLWAFYFVLRLLYPPGMGFGDVKLAGVLGMYLGYLGWAHVFAGTFAAFLLGGLWSLGLLAARRGTLKSSIPFGPFMLAGAAAAMLLPA, encoded by the coding sequence GTTCTGGCAGCCTGCGCCTATTTTGCCGTGATGGCGGTGCGGCTCACTGTTATCGACGTGCGCCACCACCTCCTGCCCAACCGGATCGTGTTCCCTAGCTATGCCGTGGCGGGAATCCTGCTGCTCGCGGCGGTCATCGTGCACAGTGCTGCGGGGCCCGCGGGGTTCGGGGCGATGCCGGATGGCGCCGCCGAGTTTCTCGGGGTTCCTGCCCTTCGTATCCTCGCCGGAGGCGCCGTCCTGTGGGCCTTCTACTTTGTCCTCCGCCTCCTTTATCCGCCGGGGATGGGCTTTGGCGACGTCAAGCTCGCGGGGGTCCTCGGCATGTATCTCGGCTACCTGGGCTGGGCACATGTCTTTGCCGGTACCTTTGCGGCCTTCCTGCTGGGCGGGCTCTGGTCCCTGGGACTCCTGGCCGCCCGCCGGGGCACCCTGAAATCCTCCATCCCGTTCGGCCCGTTCATGCTTGCCGGAGCTGCCGCAGCCATGCTGCTTCCCGCCTGA
- a CDS encoding NUDIX hydrolase, with translation MPAPDYILRLREKIGNDPLWVPGVRGVVVDGRGRVLLARRADNGQWALISGMLEPGEHPARGLVREIFEETAVVAEPEQVVSVGAVGPFTYPNGDVCEFLDVVFRCRYISGTARVNDDESLAVGWFGLDELPELMPGHLTAIRRALAPGEATHFEP, from the coding sequence ATGCCGGCTCCTGACTACATCCTGCGACTCCGTGAAAAAATCGGCAACGACCCGTTGTGGGTTCCTGGTGTCCGAGGGGTGGTCGTTGATGGCCGGGGCCGCGTTCTGCTGGCCCGGCGTGCCGATAATGGCCAGTGGGCCCTCATCTCCGGGATGCTGGAGCCCGGCGAGCACCCGGCGCGGGGGCTGGTGCGTGAGATTTTTGAGGAGACCGCCGTGGTGGCGGAGCCGGAGCAGGTAGTCTCCGTGGGTGCTGTGGGACCGTTCACCTACCCGAACGGCGATGTCTGCGAATTCCTGGACGTCGTTTTCCGCTGCCGCTACATCTCGGGCACGGCAAGGGTCAACGACGACGAATCCCTGGCTGTGGGCTGGTTCGGCCTGGACGAATTGCCAGAGCTGATGCCTGGCCACCTCACAGCCATCCGCCGCGCCCTGGCACCCGGTGAGGCGACGCACTTCGAGCCCTGA